In one Shewanella loihica PV-4 genomic region, the following are encoded:
- a CDS encoding flavocytochrome c, with protein sequence MHNRRNFLKLSAGAAIGGMAAALPSTSLAKECQAIKWDESHDVIIVGSGFAGLSAALNTKRQGIKSVLVLEKMQVIGGNSAINGGWLAIPKNPIQLAQGIEDDSPEELVKDQIISGRGMQNETALRQIANRALDAYELCIGTGVKFRDGFNIQVGGHNKARAIRTQHGSGGDITTKLYEAGVREGVEYRLQHYIEDFIMDGQEIVGVKVRKNYRFPDITTGSTIYIRANKAVILANGGFARNMKLREMVDPSLDPTLDCTNALGATGEVTLTAMAHGALPVHMNLIQTGHWGSPDEGGFGWSNALLSIGWHQGAAISVLNGKRFMDERADRKTCSEAIMKNRYPDNSPAYPVVLFNYEKYKDDDRVVRALRDKMAWKLDSLDEIASKFNIPAAELKRSINEYNGHVNARKDPLFNRKMDTAEVLTGPFVVSRIWPKVHYCMGGLKTDLAARVIDGRSMSPIKKLYAIGEVTGGIHGEARLSSTSCLECLAMGIVVSETIKSDAQA encoded by the coding sequence ATGCACAACAGAAGAAATTTTTTAAAGCTTAGTGCGGGTGCAGCCATAGGTGGCATGGCCGCCGCGCTCCCCAGCACCAGCCTGGCCAAAGAGTGCCAGGCGATTAAATGGGACGAGTCTCATGATGTCATAATAGTCGGTTCAGGCTTCGCCGGACTCTCTGCCGCCCTCAACACCAAGCGTCAAGGTATTAAATCCGTATTGGTACTCGAGAAGATGCAGGTCATCGGCGGTAACTCGGCGATCAACGGCGGCTGGCTAGCCATTCCCAAGAATCCCATTCAACTGGCCCAGGGCATCGAAGACGACTCACCAGAAGAGCTGGTCAAAGATCAGATCATCTCGGGTCGCGGCATGCAAAATGAGACGGCGCTGCGCCAGATCGCCAATAGAGCCTTAGATGCCTACGAACTATGTATCGGCACGGGCGTAAAATTTCGCGACGGCTTTAACATTCAAGTCGGCGGCCATAACAAGGCCCGCGCCATACGTACTCAACACGGCTCGGGTGGCGATATCACCACCAAGCTGTACGAGGCGGGTGTTAGAGAAGGTGTCGAATACCGTCTACAACATTACATCGAAGACTTCATCATGGACGGTCAAGAGATCGTCGGCGTCAAGGTGCGTAAGAACTACCGCTTCCCCGACATCACCACTGGCAGCACGATTTACATCAGAGCGAACAAGGCGGTCATCCTGGCCAATGGTGGTTTCGCCCGTAACATGAAACTCAGGGAGATGGTCGACCCTTCACTGGACCCGACACTCGACTGCACCAATGCCCTTGGCGCCACCGGCGAGGTCACCCTCACCGCCATGGCACACGGCGCCCTGCCCGTGCACATGAACCTAATCCAGACGGGTCACTGGGGCTCCCCGGACGAGGGCGGATTTGGCTGGTCAAACGCCCTGCTCTCCATCGGCTGGCACCAGGGCGCGGCCATCAGCGTCCTCAATGGTAAGCGTTTCATGGACGAGCGTGCAGATCGCAAGACCTGCTCCGAAGCCATCATGAAGAACCGCTACCCGGACAACAGTCCCGCCTACCCTGTGGTCTTATTTAACTACGAGAAATACAAGGACGACGACCGTGTGGTGCGTGCACTGCGCGACAAGATGGCCTGGAAACTGGACAGCCTCGATGAGATAGCCAGCAAATTCAACATCCCTGCGGCCGAGCTCAAGCGCTCCATTAACGAATACAACGGCCACGTTAACGCCCGCAAAGACCCACTGTTCAACCGTAAGATGGACACGGCCGAAGTACTCACCGGCCCCTTTGTGGTCTCGCGCATCTGGCCTAAGGTGCACTACTGCATGGGCGGTCTGAAGACCGATCTCGCCGCCCGAGTTATCGATGGCCGCTCCATGTCGCCCATCAAGAAGCTCTACGCCATAGGAGAGGTCACGGGTGGCATTCACGGCGAGGCCAGACTCAGCTCAACCTCTTGTCTCGAATGTTTGGCGATGGGAATCGTCGTCTCTGAAACCATCAAATCTGACGCGCAGGCTTAA
- a CDS encoding TetR/AcrR family transcriptional regulator: protein MKCPTETLPMMRCNQILDAAERLIESQGIVSFKFSQLAKEVGCSTGTLYKFFERKEDVLVCLFLRSATSNHLPIFIDKHPELSELEKVLLPVLFTFETISRSKSFFTLRSVSVNTMVWQLASDEKVERFKKRINAFWGWFTDSLHAAVEQGELQATPLQIKELVQGLTFYLTGSLTQFESQLIAPEYLSNRRETCYRHLAKLMGQYKWNQALTPELFDSLEARTKAFFDQHYRDHMTCAACSALSGVNLKDRPACVRQAYQ from the coding sequence ATGAAATGTCCCACTGAAACTTTGCCCATGATGCGTTGCAATCAGATATTGGATGCCGCCGAGCGGCTCATCGAGTCTCAGGGGATCGTCTCGTTCAAGTTCTCTCAGTTGGCCAAAGAGGTGGGGTGTTCCACCGGGACCCTGTATAAGTTTTTCGAGCGTAAAGAAGATGTGTTGGTGTGTTTGTTTTTACGCAGCGCCACCTCGAATCATCTGCCGATTTTTATCGATAAGCATCCGGAGCTGAGCGAGTTGGAGAAAGTGCTCCTGCCTGTATTGTTCACCTTCGAAACCATCAGCCGCAGCAAGAGTTTCTTCACCCTACGTTCGGTCTCGGTTAACACCATGGTGTGGCAGCTGGCCAGCGATGAGAAAGTGGAGCGCTTTAAGAAACGCATCAACGCCTTCTGGGGCTGGTTTACCGACTCGCTCCATGCCGCCGTGGAGCAGGGAGAGTTACAGGCCACACCGCTACAGATCAAAGAATTGGTGCAGGGGCTAACCTTCTATCTAACCGGTTCATTGACTCAGTTTGAGAGTCAATTAATCGCGCCCGAGTATCTGTCTAACCGGCGAGAAACCTGTTACCGCCATCTGGCCAAGTTGATGGGGCAGTACAAGTGGAACCAAGCATTAACCCCTGAGCTGTTCGATAGTCTCGAGGCGAGAACCAAGGCATTTTTTGACCAACATTACCGCGACCATATGACCTGCGCGGCCTGCAGTGCCCTATCTGGCGTAAATCTGAAAGATCGCCCTGCCTGCGTCAGACAGGCTTATCAATAA
- a CDS encoding branched-chain amino acid aminotransferase: MQINYNLKPASERRTQQFKPETNVGFGNLRTDHMFLMDYRDGEWRDPRVVPYGPFEMAPGAMALHYGQSIFEGAKAFMHDDGEIYTFRLNKNAERLNLSGEVVCIPPVPEAMQLAGINALIDVDRLWFPMQDGACLYIRPFVFATEDRLSVSPSQQYTFCVMLSPSGAYYADGFDKAIRLLITERFHRAVSGGTGASKAAGNYAASLRAGKAAAEYGAAQVLYLDANNKQIEEVGAMNHFHVLKDGTIIIPKFTDTILKSITSQSIMELGEALGCEVRQETVMLDQFIADIESGEIVEAGGFGTAAVVSPVGSYIFEDHRVLTVGDGQVGEHTRRIYQVLTDIQKGKRQGPEGWMQKVERVAP, encoded by the coding sequence ATGCAAATAAATTATAATTTAAAACCTGCGTCTGAACGCCGAACACAGCAGTTTAAGCCCGAAACCAATGTTGGCTTTGGCAATCTAAGAACTGACCATATGTTTTTGATGGATTACCGCGATGGGGAGTGGCGGGATCCTAGGGTAGTCCCTTACGGACCATTCGAGATGGCACCGGGTGCCATGGCACTGCACTATGGGCAATCCATCTTCGAGGGCGCTAAGGCCTTCATGCATGATGATGGTGAGATCTATACCTTCCGTTTAAACAAGAATGCCGAGCGTCTCAACCTGAGTGGTGAGGTGGTCTGTATTCCTCCTGTTCCCGAGGCGATGCAGCTGGCGGGTATCAATGCCCTGATCGACGTCGACAGGCTGTGGTTTCCGATGCAGGATGGGGCCTGTCTCTATATTCGTCCCTTCGTGTTTGCCACCGAAGACCGACTCTCGGTGAGCCCGAGCCAGCAATATACCTTCTGTGTCATGTTGAGCCCAAGTGGTGCCTATTATGCCGATGGCTTCGATAAGGCGATTCGTCTGCTGATCACCGAGCGTTTCCACCGCGCGGTATCGGGTGGCACGGGTGCTTCAAAGGCGGCGGGTAACTATGCTGCTTCGCTCAGGGCGGGTAAGGCCGCAGCGGAATATGGTGCGGCCCAGGTATTGTATCTCGATGCCAACAACAAGCAGATCGAAGAGGTGGGTGCCATGAACCACTTCCATGTGCTTAAAGATGGCACCATTATCATACCTAAATTCACCGACACCATTTTGAAGTCGATTACCTCGCAATCCATCATGGAGCTGGGAGAAGCGCTCGGCTGTGAGGTGCGCCAAGAGACGGTCATGCTGGACCAGTTTATTGCCGATATCGAATCTGGTGAGATCGTCGAGGCCGGTGGTTTTGGTACCGCGGCCGTGGTGTCGCCTGTGGGCTCCTATATTTTCGAAGACCATAGAGTATTGACGGTCGGTGATGGTCAGGTGGGCGAGCATACCCGCCGCATCTATCAGGTGCTGACGGATATCCAGAAGGGTAAGCGTCAGGGTCCTGAAGGCTGGATGCAAAAGGTTGAGCGCGTCGCGCCTTAA
- a CDS encoding GntR family transcriptional regulator, which produces MALDALSTLDTETPALTLADKALQAIQTSIIKGELAPGSKINEQMLAQRYGISRGPTREALLTLERRRLVVRIPHVGARVAQLSIDELNDLYRLRSVLEGMACELAAKHITPTALMQLQRLMDSQEAALAKGDTYFQQDGDVDFHYRIIRASGSRHLQETLIGNLYHLLRMYRYQCTSESRPTRAIAEHRRIVEAIAAGDGELASLLMRRHIEQGRINTEKRLKALQAE; this is translated from the coding sequence ATGGCGTTAGATGCCTTATCCACATTAGACACAGAGACGCCCGCACTCACCCTGGCGGATAAGGCCTTACAGGCGATCCAGACCAGTATCATCAAGGGAGAGCTGGCCCCCGGCAGCAAGATCAACGAGCAGATGCTTGCCCAACGCTACGGCATCAGCCGCGGCCCTACCCGGGAAGCCCTGCTAACCCTGGAGCGTCGCCGCCTCGTCGTCAGAATTCCCCATGTCGGTGCCCGCGTGGCACAGCTGTCGATAGATGAACTCAACGACCTCTACCGTCTGCGCAGCGTGTTGGAAGGCATGGCCTGCGAGCTGGCCGCGAAACACATTACGCCGACGGCACTGATGCAGCTGCAACGCCTGATGGATAGCCAGGAAGCGGCGCTGGCCAAGGGCGACACCTATTTTCAGCAAGATGGCGATGTGGATTTTCACTACCGCATCATACGCGCCAGCGGCAGTCGCCATCTGCAGGAAACGCTTATCGGTAACCTCTACCACCTGCTGCGCATGTATCGTTATCAATGCACCAGCGAGAGCCGGCCGACCAGGGCGATCGCCGAACACAGACGCATAGTCGAAGCCATTGCCGCTGGCGATGGCGAATTGGCCAGCCTATTGATGCGCCGTCATATCGAACAGGGGCGAATCAACACAGAGAAACGACTTAAGGCGCTACAGGCAGAGTAG
- a CDS encoding acyltransferase has product MLNFLPGPLLFALSLTLLIINTVLWSTLICVGGIIKLLLPIALLRTGIAHLMNRCMWSWACINGGILFLIAKIEWDIEGLEGLKKDGWYLLISNHLSGFDIAALTYVLRNNIPMLKFFLKKELLYVPFLGLGCWALDMPFMNRTSAKQLRKNPKLKGKDLETTRRSCEKFRTIPTSIINYVEGSRFTPEKKARQRSPYRYLLRPKAGGIAFTISAMGEQFTSLLNVTLVYPDSADNTLSEVMHGKVKRIVVRIESMPVPEVDDQQYFNDAECRAQFQRWLNGVWQQKDEQIHQILTRYNSDQLVSEETRSLAESR; this is encoded by the coding sequence ATGCTAAATTTTTTACCCGGACCCCTCCTGTTTGCGCTTAGCCTGACCTTGTTGATCATCAACACTGTGTTATGGAGTACTTTGATCTGCGTTGGCGGCATAATTAAACTCCTGCTACCGATCGCACTGCTGCGCACCGGGATCGCTCACTTGATGAATCGCTGCATGTGGAGCTGGGCCTGCATCAACGGTGGCATACTGTTCTTGATCGCCAAGATAGAGTGGGACATCGAAGGCCTGGAAGGACTGAAGAAAGATGGCTGGTACCTGCTGATCAGCAACCATCTCAGCGGGTTCGACATCGCCGCCCTCACCTATGTGCTGCGTAACAACATCCCTATGCTCAAGTTCTTCCTGAAGAAAGAGCTGCTCTATGTGCCTTTCCTTGGCCTTGGTTGCTGGGCATTGGACATGCCTTTCATGAATCGCACCAGCGCCAAGCAGCTGCGTAAAAACCCTAAACTCAAGGGCAAAGACTTAGAGACCACCCGCCGCTCCTGCGAGAAGTTTAGGACCATTCCTACCTCTATCATCAATTATGTGGAAGGTAGTCGCTTCACCCCGGAGAAGAAGGCTCGTCAGCGCTCTCCATACCGCTATCTGCTGCGCCCCAAGGCAGGCGGCATCGCCTTTACCATCTCGGCCATGGGCGAGCAGTTTACCAGCCTGCTTAACGTCACCCTGGTCTATCCCGACTCGGCTGACAACACATTATCCGAGGTGATGCACGGCAAGGTGAAACGTATCGTGGTGCGCATCGAATCTATGCCGGTGCCTGAGGTGGACGATCAGCAATATTTCAACGACGCCGAGTGTCGTGCTCAGTTCCAGCGTTGGCTCAACGGCGTCTGGCAGCAGAAAGATGAGCAAATTCACCAGATCTTGACCCGCTACAACTCAGATCAGCTGGTTAGCGAAGAGACCCGCTCCCTGGCCGAGAGCCGCTAG
- a CDS encoding acyltransferase — protein sequence MGAVLSLIRGSLAFSCYVINTLFWVIPILLVSIIKLIPVTPLRTLCSYLLDHCATAWISVNTLIERLFHRVDVQIEGDSNLSPKEWYMVIANHQSWVDILVLQRIFNHKIPFLKFFLKQELLYVPVLGLAWWALDFPFMRRYSSAQLRKNPKLRGKDIEITRKACAKFKTKPVSVMNFVEGTRFRPEKHQKQNSEFNHLLKPKAGGMAFALSAMGDQIHKLVDVTIYYPGNTPSYWDYICGRVKQVRVHIKVSEIAPEMRGDYLNDRAYKISFQEQLNRIWQEKDAMLTKMAQQ from the coding sequence ATGGGCGCGGTGTTATCACTAATAAGAGGCAGCTTGGCATTTAGCTGTTATGTCATCAACACCCTTTTTTGGGTAATACCTATCTTATTGGTAAGTATAATAAAACTTATCCCTGTCACGCCGCTACGTACCCTGTGTAGCTACCTGTTGGATCACTGCGCGACCGCCTGGATCAGCGTCAACACCTTAATCGAACGTCTGTTCCACCGGGTAGATGTTCAGATTGAAGGCGACAGCAATCTCTCCCCCAAGGAATGGTACATGGTGATCGCCAACCACCAATCCTGGGTAGATATCTTGGTCCTGCAACGTATCTTCAACCATAAGATCCCTTTCCTGAAATTCTTCCTGAAGCAGGAGCTGCTCTACGTGCCAGTGCTGGGCCTCGCCTGGTGGGCGCTAGACTTCCCATTCATGCGCCGATACTCAAGCGCGCAACTGCGCAAGAATCCAAAGCTCAGGGGCAAAGATATCGAGATCACCCGTAAGGCCTGCGCCAAGTTTAAGACTAAGCCGGTCAGTGTGATGAACTTTGTCGAGGGCACCCGCTTTAGACCCGAGAAACATCAAAAGCAAAACTCAGAGTTTAACCACCTGCTCAAGCCTAAGGCGGGTGGTATGGCTTTCGCCCTGTCGGCGATGGGCGATCAGATCCACAAGCTAGTAGATGTCACCATCTATTATCCAGGCAACACACCCAGCTACTGGGACTATATCTGCGGCCGGGTCAAACAGGTCAGGGTCCACATCAAGGTCAGCGAAATCGCTCCCGAGATGCGTGGCGACTACCTCAATGATCGCGCCTACAAGATCAGTTTTCAGGAACAACTCAATCGTATCTGGCAAGAAAAGGACGCCATGTTAACGAAAATGGCGCAGCAATAA
- a CDS encoding YifB family Mg chelatase-like AAA ATPase has protein sequence MAIACVTTRASLGVAAPEVTVEVHLSNGLPAFSLVGLPETSVKEAKERVRSALINAGFEFPQRRITVNLAPADLPKQGGRYDLPIAIGILAASKQVPDTHLADHEFIGELALSGQIRPCSGILPVIIDARKQDKTLVLPLENRGDAELVGYRKCFFAAHLQGLAQYLHGQASLPGLTQDLQWLDTQADTDHKCLSDVIGQYQAKRALEIAAAGNHNLLFLGPPGTGKTMLASRMMQLLPPLDYDEALEVAAIHSVAGLSIPMQAFYRRPFRCPHHTSSAISLVGGGSHPKPGEISLAHRGVLFLDEVAEFPRKVLDCLREPMETGEVVISRAAAKLTFASRFQLIAAMNPSPCGDSANARATPDQIQRYLARLSGPFIDRFDLTIEVPRLPQGTLTSSQRGETSRDVAQRVHQARERQLSRAGVLNAELSGKLLTQTAGFSQKDLEFLEQSVNQLGLSVRSYHRLQRVARTIADLEQSKDVARHHIAQALGYRAMDRLLNSLKTPY, from the coding sequence ATGGCCATCGCCTGCGTCACCACGCGCGCCAGCCTAGGCGTGGCAGCTCCCGAAGTCACGGTCGAAGTGCATCTCAGCAATGGCCTGCCCGCCTTCAGCCTGGTGGGACTCCCTGAAACCTCAGTCAAAGAAGCCAAGGAGCGGGTGCGCAGCGCCCTGATCAATGCCGGGTTTGAATTTCCTCAACGCAGAATAACCGTCAATCTGGCTCCTGCGGATCTGCCCAAACAGGGGGGCCGCTACGATCTCCCCATCGCCATCGGTATACTGGCCGCCTCCAAGCAGGTGCCCGATACCCATTTGGCGGATCATGAGTTCATCGGCGAGTTGGCCCTCTCCGGGCAGATAAGACCCTGCAGCGGCATCTTGCCGGTGATCATAGATGCCCGTAAACAGGACAAGACCTTAGTCCTCCCCTTGGAGAATCGAGGCGACGCCGAGCTAGTCGGTTATCGAAAGTGCTTCTTCGCCGCCCACCTGCAAGGCTTAGCCCAGTACCTGCACGGTCAGGCTTCGCTGCCCGGCCTGACCCAAGATCTGCAATGGCTGGATACTCAGGCTGACACCGACCACAAGTGCCTCAGCGATGTGATAGGCCAATATCAGGCCAAGCGCGCCCTGGAGATAGCCGCCGCCGGCAATCATAACCTGTTGTTTCTCGGCCCTCCTGGGACGGGCAAGACGATGCTGGCCAGCCGCATGATGCAGCTGCTGCCGCCACTGGACTATGACGAGGCGTTGGAGGTCGCCGCCATTCACTCGGTGGCGGGGCTCAGCATTCCCATGCAGGCCTTTTATCGGCGCCCCTTTCGCTGCCCTCACCACACCAGCTCGGCCATCTCACTTGTGGGCGGTGGCAGCCATCCCAAGCCGGGCGAGATCTCCCTTGCCCATCGCGGCGTGCTCTTCCTCGACGAGGTGGCCGAGTTTCCCCGCAAGGTGCTCGATTGCCTGCGAGAGCCGATGGAGACAGGCGAGGTGGTGATCTCCCGTGCCGCCGCCAAGCTCACTTTTGCCAGCCGCTTTCAGTTGATCGCCGCCATGAACCCCAGCCCCTGCGGCGACAGTGCCAACGCCAGGGCCACCCCAGATCAGATCCAGCGCTATCTCGCCAGACTCTCGGGGCCCTTCATCGATCGCTTCGATCTCACCATAGAGGTGCCCCGGCTGCCCCAAGGCACACTCACCAGCAGTCAGCGTGGTGAAACCAGCCGAGATGTTGCTCAGCGAGTGCATCAGGCCAGAGAGCGCCAGCTGAGCCGCGCCGGAGTGCTGAACGCTGAGCTGAGCGGTAAACTGCTCACGCAAACCGCAGGCTTCAGCCAGAAGGATCTCGAGTTTCTCGAGCAGAGTGTCAACCAGCTCGGGCTCTCGGTGCGCAGCTATCACAGGCTGCAGAGGGTTGCCCGCACCATAGCCGATCTTGAGCAGAGCAAAGATGTCGCCCGCCACCACATCGCCCAAGCACTTGGCTATCGTGCCATGGATCGTCTGCTCAATAGCCTGAAAACGCCTTACTGA
- a CDS encoding hemolysin family protein, translating to MSLLDNMLIILLLIGTSCFFSMSEIALAAARKIRLRQLADEGDPRAERVLQLQAHPGSFFTVVQIGLNAVAIMGGIVGESAFTPYIRAGLESWVADPWLSQLSFVLSFIIVTSLFILIADLMPKRAAMAMPERVALVLVGPMTFCIRLLTPLVWVFNGLANAIFRLLQIPTARNDQVTSDDIYAVMDAGAEAGVLDKDEQQMIENVFEMQTVPVTAAMTARESLVYFLLQDDEEVIKRKIAEDPHTKFLVCDGQLDTIKGVVDAKELLIRVINGQSITLKDSTLVHNCLIIPDSLSLSESMEYFKNHRADFAVVMNEYALVVGIVTTNDLQSAVMGAWSLHESEEQIIARDKDSWLVDGVTPITDVMRAFGIEAFPQSQNYETIAGFMMFMLRKIPKRTDFVNFGGYKFEVVDIDAYKVDQLLVTRIPAEATPPLVAAVEQ from the coding sequence ATGAGTCTACTAGATAACATGTTGATTATTTTGCTGTTAATCGGCACCAGTTGTTTTTTCTCCATGTCGGAGATCGCCCTGGCGGCGGCACGTAAGATCCGTCTGCGTCAGCTGGCCGACGAGGGAGATCCTCGCGCGGAAAGGGTGTTGCAGCTGCAGGCCCATCCCGGCAGCTTCTTTACCGTGGTGCAGATAGGGCTAAACGCGGTGGCGATCATGGGCGGTATCGTCGGTGAGTCGGCCTTTACCCCTTATATCAGGGCGGGGCTAGAGTCCTGGGTGGCCGATCCCTGGCTCAGCCAGCTCAGCTTTGTGTTGTCATTCATCATAGTGACCAGCCTGTTTATTCTGATCGCCGACCTGATGCCTAAGCGAGCGGCCATGGCGATGCCCGAGCGGGTGGCGCTGGTGCTGGTGGGGCCCATGACCTTCTGCATCCGCCTGTTGACGCCCCTGGTTTGGGTGTTCAACGGTCTGGCCAATGCCATCTTTCGTCTATTGCAGATCCCCACGGCCCGTAACGACCAGGTGACCTCTGACGACATCTATGCGGTGATGGATGCCGGCGCCGAGGCGGGCGTGCTGGATAAGGATGAGCAGCAGATGATCGAGAACGTGTTCGAGATGCAGACGGTACCTGTCACCGCGGCCATGACGGCGCGGGAGAGTCTGGTCTACTTCCTGCTGCAGGACGATGAGGAGGTGATCAAACGTAAGATCGCCGAGGATCCCCATACCAAGTTTTTGGTGTGTGACGGCCAACTGGACACCATCAAGGGGGTCGTCGATGCCAAGGAGTTGTTGATTCGGGTGATCAATGGCCAGAGCATCACCCTCAAGGACAGCACCTTGGTACACAACTGTCTGATCATCCCAGACAGCCTGAGCCTGTCGGAGTCGATGGAATATTTTAAGAATCACAGGGCCGACTTTGCCGTGGTGATGAACGAATATGCCCTGGTGGTCGGCATAGTGACCACCAATGATCTGCAGAGCGCCGTGATGGGCGCCTGGTCACTCCATGAGAGCGAGGAGCAGATCATCGCCCGGGATAAGGATTCCTGGCTGGTGGATGGCGTGACGCCCATAACTGACGTGATGCGCGCCTTCGGTATCGAGGCCTTCCCCCAGAGTCAGAACTACGAGACCATCGCCGGCTTCATGATGTTCATGCTGCGTAAGATCCCCAAGCGTACCGATTTTGTGAATTTCGGTGGCTACAAGTTTGAGGTGGTGGATATCGATGCCTATAAGGTGGACCAGCTGTTGGTCACGCGCATCCCCGCCGAGGCGACGCCGCCCCTAGTGGCGGCAGTCGAACAATAA
- a CDS encoding diguanylate cyclase domain-containing protein produces the protein MPRNDTLNANAPKGGDMTAFAIFIVLIGLMGLLASLIPTYQICQLKPPQTQGWHLLLFMIGMFIFGYLGFLWMLLNRETGPLETVVSLVFSAGGAFVWLVVKMSMKTIVKLQDTLEDKHYQAYHDSLTDLPNRHMLYETMERLIKENGSPFGFIMMDLNDFKMINDNLGHDAGDKVLEIIAYRIERIMPPQALPVRLGGDEFAVLLPKSELGQAQRLAKQIQKAVIEDIHCEGHLLAVGISIGIALYPQDGDDRKTLMKHADIAMYRSKQNNSDYETFSQVTDMPAPLGQFSP, from the coding sequence ATGCCAAGGAATGACACACTCAACGCCAATGCGCCGAAAGGGGGAGACATGACCGCCTTTGCCATTTTTATCGTATTGATCGGTTTGATGGGACTGCTCGCATCACTCATTCCTACCTATCAGATCTGCCAGCTGAAACCGCCACAGACCCAAGGCTGGCACCTGCTGCTATTTATGATTGGCATGTTTATTTTCGGCTACTTGGGATTTCTGTGGATGCTACTCAACCGGGAAACAGGCCCGCTGGAAACCGTGGTGTCTCTGGTGTTTTCCGCCGGCGGCGCCTTCGTCTGGTTGGTGGTCAAGATGAGCATGAAGACCATAGTCAAGCTGCAAGACACGCTAGAAGATAAACATTACCAGGCCTATCACGATTCGTTGACCGATCTACCCAACCGCCACATGCTGTATGAGACCATGGAGCGGCTGATCAAGGAGAATGGTTCTCCCTTCGGCTTCATCATGATGGATCTCAACGACTTCAAGATGATCAATGACAACCTGGGCCATGATGCCGGTGACAAGGTGCTGGAGATCATCGCCTACCGTATCGAGCGCATCATGCCGCCCCAGGCGCTACCGGTGCGATTGGGCGGCGATGAGTTTGCCGTGCTCTTGCCCAAGAGCGAGCTTGGCCAGGCGCAGCGTCTGGCTAAGCAGATCCAAAAGGCAGTGATAGAGGATATCCACTGCGAGGGTCATCTGCTCGCCGTCGGCATCAGCATAGGCATAGCCCTCTACCCCCAAGATGGCGACGACAGAAAGACCCTGATGAAGCATGCCGACATCGCCATGTATCGCAGTAAACAGAATAACAGTGACTATGAGACCTTCTCACAGGTGACCGACATGCCTGCGCCTCTGGGGCAGTTCAGCCCCTGA
- a CDS encoding substrate-binding periplasmic protein: MVSWGRLVTGLCCGFALLFSALPALATASVTICVENTEFPPFNYFDRNQSVEPRSIGYDIDILNLAFGQSVLSHKVIALPWNRCLKEVKQGTVDAAMSASLNSERRRDYLISTPYYYLTPSYYYLKSDFPKGVEVQRLEELNHYGSVCGIKNFNYENFGLKPDFHLFQIRSLAHLPEMLTKKRCQFFLARKETLSGTLAINKMEDFYTRLAGITAPNAKPEPFYMLISKNSPHKETIKQLFDAKVDSLNKQGKLRPLLEHHLQLLSQTY; this comes from the coding sequence ATGGTGTCATGGGGACGCTTGGTCACTGGCTTATGCTGTGGCTTCGCCTTGTTATTCTCGGCCCTTCCCGCCCTGGCCACGGCCTCTGTCACCATATGCGTCGAAAACACCGAGTTTCCTCCCTTTAACTATTTCGACCGTAACCAGAGCGTGGAGCCCCGCAGCATAGGCTACGACATCGACATACTCAACCTTGCCTTCGGTCAGAGCGTGCTGAGCCATAAAGTGATTGCCCTGCCCTGGAATCGTTGCCTGAAAGAGGTCAAACAGGGCACGGTCGATGCGGCCATGAGCGCGTCGCTCAACAGCGAGCGCCGTCGCGACTATCTGATCTCCACCCCCTACTATTATCTGACCCCCAGCTACTACTATCTCAAGTCAGACTTTCCCAAGGGGGTAGAGGTGCAGCGCCTCGAAGAGCTCAACCACTACGGCAGCGTGTGCGGCATCAAGAACTTCAACTATGAAAACTTCGGCCTTAAGCCCGACTTTCACCTGTTTCAGATCCGCAGCCTGGCTCACCTGCCCGAGATGCTCACCAAGAAGCGCTGCCAGTTCTTCCTCGCCCGCAAGGAGACACTCAGCGGCACCTTGGCCATCAACAAGATGGAAGACTTCTACACCAGGCTTGCCGGCATCACAGCCCCCAACGCCAAGCCAGAACCCTTCTATATGCTGATCTCGAAGAACTCGCCCCACAAAGAGACCATCAAGCAGCTGTTCGATGCCAAGGTCGACAGCCTCAACAAACAGGGCAAGTTACGCCCCCTGCTCGAGCATCACCTGCAGCTACTGAGTCAAACCTATTGA